In Pseudooceanicola aestuarii, the following are encoded in one genomic region:
- a CDS encoding NAD-dependent epimerase/dehydratase family protein, whose amino-acid sequence MHVLVTGHRGYIGTVLVPRLRAAGHAVTGLDCDLYRGCDFAGATGPADQPEALPPLRHLSCDLRDLTPADLEGIDAVIHLAGLSNDPLGDLDPALTHRINTLATLRLGRLARAAGVARFLFSSSCSNYGAAASDTWL is encoded by the coding sequence ATGCATGTCCTCGTGACCGGCCACCGGGGCTATATCGGAACGGTGCTGGTGCCGCGCCTGCGGGCGGCAGGCCACGCGGTGACCGGGCTGGATTGCGACCTCTATCGCGGCTGCGACTTCGCCGGCGCAACAGGCCCCGCCGATCAGCCCGAGGCGCTGCCGCCCCTGCGCCATCTGTCCTGCGACCTGCGCGATCTGACCCCGGCGGATCTGGAGGGGATCGACGCGGTGATCCACCTGGCCGGCCTGTCCAACGATCCGCTGGGCGATCTGGATCCTGCGCTGACCCACCGGATCAACACCCTGGCCACCCTGCGGCTGGGCCGGCTGGCGCGGGCCGCGGGAGTGGCGCGGTTCCTCTTTTCCTCCAGTTGTTCGAATTACGGCGCGGCGGCGAGCGACACCTGGCTG
- a CDS encoding sugar phosphate nucleotidyltransferase, whose protein sequence is MQVVILAGGRGTRMAEETTARPKPMAEIGGRPILWHILMHYAAHGFADITVATGHLGGIIHDWIAGGPARTGLPPHLRLRARDTGADTNTGGRLRALAPDLDGAPFLLTWGDGLSDVDLRALVAFHHAHGRLATVTAVRPPPRFGHLDLEGDRVARFREKPPRAEGWINGAFFVLDPAVLDRVDGPDTLFEGSPLQSLARDGELMAFRHEGFWRCMDTPRDRAALNRIWDSGQAPWQTWPADAAPVPAPQIQEGPTCMSS, encoded by the coding sequence GTGCAGGTTGTCATTCTTGCCGGCGGGCGTGGTACGCGGATGGCGGAGGAAACCACCGCCCGGCCCAAGCCGATGGCCGAGATCGGCGGCCGCCCGATCCTGTGGCATATCCTCATGCATTACGCCGCCCATGGCTTTGCCGACATCACCGTGGCCACCGGCCATCTGGGCGGGATCATCCACGACTGGATCGCCGGCGGCCCGGCGCGGACGGGCCTGCCCCCGCATCTGCGCCTGCGTGCCCGCGACACCGGGGCCGACACGAACACCGGCGGCCGGCTGCGCGCCCTGGCGCCGGATCTGGACGGCGCGCCCTTCCTGCTGACCTGGGGCGACGGGCTGTCGGATGTGGATCTGCGCGCCCTGGTGGCGTTTCACCACGCCCATGGGCGGCTGGCCACGGTGACCGCCGTGCGCCCCCCGCCCCGCTTCGGCCACCTGGACCTGGAGGGCGACCGCGTCGCCCGCTTCCGCGAGAAGCCGCCCCGCGCCGAGGGCTGGATCAACGGTGCCTTCTTCGTGCTGGACCCTGCCGTGCTGGACCGGGTCGACGGCCCCGACACCCTGTTCGAGGGCAGCCCCCTGCAATCCCTGGCCCGGGACGGAGAGCTGATGGCCTTTCGTCACGAGGGCTTCTGGCGCTGCATGGACACCCCCCGCGACCGGGCCGCGCTGAACCGGATCTGGGACAGCGGGCAGGCGCCCTGGCAGACCTGGCCGGCGGATGCCGCGCCGGTCCCGGCGCCACAGATCCAGGAGGGACCGACATGCATGTCCTCGTGA
- a CDS encoding glycosyltransferase family 2 protein has product MPRISIIMPTYNAAAFVAETVQSVLGQSFGDFEFLAVDSASTDGTVEILRGTGDPRLEVIALPFVCEAPIKRNLGFARARGDYVALVDADDIMMPDRLARQLAFLEANPQVHVLGSSYITFEAGQPDKPVIQPAEDGLIKAHFLSVAGNAIHSPTVMMRRDFQQAHSLNFRVVRMGEGHRFWNDCMVAGARFANITDPLLRYRKHGGSHVRQRQEAYRTGATPIREELLTLFFPHLTRAEARLVARLMERGREHEISELATGITVIEKITEFRNCAMGADRGRVLRILGQAHGRARDQLRRALGGGAGAGREDGRGDGAGQGGAGGQA; this is encoded by the coding sequence ATGCCCCGCATTTCCATCATCATGCCGACCTACAATGCCGCCGCCTTCGTGGCGGAGACGGTGCAATCGGTCCTCGGCCAGAGCTTTGGCGATTTCGAATTCCTGGCGGTGGATTCCGCCTCGACCGACGGCACGGTGGAGATCCTGCGCGGCACCGGCGATCCGCGGCTGGAGGTGATCGCGCTGCCCTTCGTCTGCGAGGCCCCGATCAAGCGGAACCTGGGGTTTGCCCGTGCGCGCGGTGATTACGTCGCCCTGGTCGATGCCGATGACATCATGATGCCCGACCGGCTGGCCCGGCAGCTGGCCTTTCTGGAGGCCAATCCGCAGGTGCATGTGCTGGGCTCCAGCTACATCACCTTCGAGGCGGGGCAACCGGACAAGCCGGTGATCCAGCCGGCGGAGGACGGGCTGATCAAGGCGCATTTCCTGTCGGTGGCGGGCAACGCGATCCATTCCCCCACGGTGATGATGCGCCGCGATTTCCAGCAGGCGCACAGCCTGAATTTCCGTGTCGTCCGCATGGGAGAGGGGCATCGGTTCTGGAACGATTGCATGGTGGCCGGGGCGCGGTTCGCCAATATCACCGATCCGCTGCTGCGCTATCGCAAGCATGGCGGCAGCCATGTGCGCCAGCGCCAGGAGGCCTATCGCACCGGCGCCACCCCGATCCGCGAAGAGCTGCTGACCCTGTTCTTTCCCCACCTGACCCGCGCCGAGGCGCGGCTGGTGGCCCGGCTGATGGAACGGGGGCGGGAGCACGAGATTTCCGAGCTTGCCACCGGCATCACCGTGATCGAGAAGATCACCGAGTTCCGCAACTGTGCCATGGGCGCGGATCGCGGCCGGGTGCTGCGCATCCTGGGCCAGGCCCATGGCCGGGCCAGGGACCAGCTGCGCCGCGCGCTTGGCGGCGGGGCGGGGGCCGGTCGGGAGGATGGCCGGGGGGATGGCGCTGGCCAGGGCGGGGCTGGGGGGCAGGCGTAG
- a CDS encoding tetratricopeptide repeat-containing sulfotransferase family protein, with translation MSAPHDAKTTDAIATAAACLTRREFEAFDKALDQAAALAPDDPEVIHLRGLGLFERKRTPEAFPLVLQAARARPRNTAMLHNLAAIQISLGHFKDAEANLRRAIRLQPDYAEAYHTLAGIHRFAPDDPLIPAMEELGRSRQFTPRDASFLCFALAKAQDDANRPDHAWPLLEQANAQMPAEYDADGETRDLDRTLEICTADFLHDRQQYGHPSPAPIFIVGMPRSGTTLLESLLDAHPQVHAAGELPVIPAMGRALAQRHDLPPARQGHGPTLARLTPAELHGSGLGYLNAVRDTSRRWFDRFTDKLPDNALNLGLIAGVLPRARVLHIMRHPLDVMLSIYFQRFTSVPYGFRPADIAAHWRNYRRAMAHWRQVLPPGMLLELRYENLVQDRDFAQSLVWDHLGLTGQVGHVRAAPGAAEQRTASRWQVKQPVYQSSRQKFRRYAHHMGAFIDALGGMAEIDRIVAQQEARCALRAAATTG, from the coding sequence ATGTCAGCCCCGCATGATGCCAAAACCACCGACGCCATCGCCACGGCGGCCGCCTGCCTGACCCGGCGGGAATTCGAGGCCTTCGACAAGGCGCTGGACCAGGCCGCGGCACTGGCCCCGGACGACCCGGAGGTGATCCACCTGCGCGGTCTCGGCCTGTTCGAGCGCAAGCGCACCCCCGAGGCCTTCCCCCTGGTCCTGCAGGCGGCCCGCGCCCGGCCGCGCAATACCGCGATGCTGCACAACCTGGCCGCGATCCAGATCTCCCTGGGGCATTTCAAGGATGCCGAGGCGAACCTGCGGCGCGCCATCCGCCTGCAACCCGATTATGCCGAAGCCTATCACACCCTGGCCGGAATCCACCGGTTCGCCCCCGACGATCCGCTGATCCCGGCGATGGAGGAACTGGGCCGCAGCCGGCAATTCACCCCCCGCGATGCGTCCTTCCTGTGTTTCGCCCTGGCCAAGGCGCAGGATGACGCGAACCGCCCCGACCATGCCTGGCCCCTGCTGGAACAGGCCAATGCGCAGATGCCGGCGGAATACGATGCCGACGGCGAAACCCGCGACCTGGACCGCACGCTGGAGATCTGCACCGCCGATTTCCTGCACGACCGGCAGCAATACGGCCATCCCAGCCCGGCGCCGATCTTCATCGTCGGCATGCCCCGGTCCGGCACCACCCTGCTGGAAAGCCTGCTGGACGCCCATCCCCAGGTCCACGCCGCGGGCGAATTGCCGGTGATCCCGGCCATGGGCCGGGCCCTGGCGCAGCGCCACGACCTGCCCCCCGCCCGCCAGGGCCATGGCCCGACCCTGGCCCGGCTGACCCCGGCCGAACTGCACGGCAGCGGCCTGGGCTACCTGAACGCGGTGCGCGACACCTCGCGGCGCTGGTTCGACCGTTTCACCGACAAGTTGCCCGACAATGCCCTGAACCTGGGCCTGATCGCCGGGGTGCTGCCCCGGGCGCGGGTGCTGCATATCATGCGCCATCCGCTGGACGTGATGCTGTCGATCTACTTCCAGCGCTTCACCTCGGTGCCCTACGGATTCCGCCCCGCCGACATCGCCGCGCATTGGCGCAATTACCGCCGGGCCATGGCCCATTGGCGCCAGGTGCTGCCGCCGGGAATGCTGCTGGAGCTGCGCTACGAGAACCTGGTGCAGGACCGCGACTTCGCCCAGAGCCTGGTGTGGGATCACCTGGGGCTGACCGGGCAGGTCGGCCATGTCCGCGCCGCGCCCGGCGCCGCCGAACAGCGCACCGCCAGCCGCTGGCAGGTGAAACAGCCCGTCTATCAATCCTCGCGCCAGAAGTTCCGCCGCTATGCCCATCACATGGGGGCCTTCATCGACGCCCTGGGCGGCATGGCCGAGATCGACCGCATCGTCGCCCAACAAGAGGCCCGTTGCGCCCTGCGCGCCGCCGCCACCACCGGCTGA
- a CDS encoding DUF6447 family protein — translation MAKITIDGKEYETDTMTDDSRRQLQNVAFCDRKLDELRNETAVIQTARNAYARNLADLLKSEEG, via the coding sequence ATGGCAAAAATCACCATTGACGGCAAGGAATACGAAACCGACACCATGACCGACGACTCGCGCCGCCAGCTGCAGAATGTCGCGTTCTGCGATCGCAAGCTGGACGAGCTGCGCAACGAGACCGCCGTGATCCAGACCGCGCGCAACGCCTATGCCCGCAACCTGGCGGATCTGCTCAAGTCCGAAGAGGGCTGA